The nucleotide window TGCGGCAACAGCGTCAACGCGCCCGGCTTGCTGAACCCGGCCTTCGGGAACGTCTGCCTGGCCAGGTGATCCGGTTGCCGGCCCGGAGATCCATGGGCCGGCTCGGGTCGTGATGTGAAGTTGGCGGACCACCTCCGGCTCCGGTCGTGGGGTGGTTCGCCACTCTCCTCCCGCAACCGCCGGGGCCGGCCGCGTCACTTGAGACGGGCCCCCGTGCTGACCAGCGGATACGGTCTTCAGATCACGAGCCATACTGGAGGGCATGGCACAGAGCAGGCGCGGGCGTCGCAGCCCGGAGACCGTCACGGAGACGGTGGACGGCGGACTCGCCGAGCTACGGCCCGACCGGGACCGGCCGCGCGCCTGGACGCTGCTGATCGACGGGGCCCCGCAGTCCCATGTGGACCTCGACGACCCGGCCTTTCTCGACTTCTCCTATCAGCGGCGCCTCGGACATCTGGCGGACCTCGCCGGCCCGGCCGGCAAGCCGCTGCGCGTCGTCCACCTCGGCGGCGGCGCCCTGACGCTGGCCCGCTATGTCGCGGCGACCCGCCCGCGGTCCACCCAGCAGGTCGTGGAGATCGACGCACCGCTGGTCCAGCTCATACGCCGGCAGCTGCCGTGGGACAGCGGCTGGCGGATCCGGGTGCGCGGCGGCGACGCCCGCGCCGGCCTGGCGAAGATCCCGGACGGCTGGGCGGACCTGATCATCGCTGACGTCTTCGACGGTGCGCGCACGCCTGCCCATCTGACCAGCACGGAGTTCGTGGCGGAGGCCCGCAGGGCGCTGCGTCCCGGCGGGTTCTACGCGGCGAACCTCACCGACGGGCCGCCGCTGCGGTTTCTGCGCGGCCAGATCGCCACGGTCCGTACGGTCTTCCCCGAGCTGTGCCTGACCGCCGACCCGGCCGTCCTGCGCGGCCGGCGCTTCGGCAACGCCGTCCTGCTGGCCGCCGACGGGGAGCTGCCGGTCGCCGAACTGACCCGGCGGGCGGCCACCGATCCGCAGGCCGGACGGGTCGAACACGGGCGGGCGCTGCTGGACTTCACCGGCGGCGCGGCACCGGTCACCGACGCCACCGCCCTCGCCTCGCCCGCCCCGCCGGCCGGTGCCTTCGACTGAGGCGGGGCCGGTGCCGGGGGCCGGGGGCCGGGGGGCCGATGCCCGGTGCCGGGGCCGCCCGGCGCTATGCCCCGGTGGTGCTGATCTGCACGGTCGGCGGGTGGCCGTTCCAGGTGCAGAACACCGAGGTGTGGGCGCTGCCGGAGAAGTCGACCCGGATCCACCCGTCCTGCTTCCACACCTGCATCTGCCAGCCCGAGTTGGGCGTCGCCGACACCAACTCGGCCGACCGGCCGCCCAGATCGAAGACCACCCGGCCGCCCGCCGTGGAGTAGCTCTTGATCCGGCTGTCGGAGGACGACGGATAGCTGTCCTGCGGGGAGGCGTCCGGGTGCGGCCCGGCGCCGCCGGTGGCGGACGGACTCGCCGGACCCGAGGGCTTGCCGCCGGTGGGCGCCGGGCTGTCCTCCGGCGAACGGGACGGCTTGGGGCGGTGCGTGGAGGAGACCCGCGGGGAGGCGCCGGCCTCCGGCTGCGCGCCGGAGAGGGGCAGCGCGCGCGGCGGGTCGTACGCGGTACCGGACAGCACGGTGTGCACGCCGAACCACGACAGCGTGACCGCGGCGCCGGTCGCCAGCGTCCAGGCCACCGCGTGAACCAGTCCTCGTCGCATCCGGCTCATACTGCACCACCCGACCGCGCGGACGCAGCCCGCTGCACCACGTCCGGCCGCTCTGTCACGGTGTCAACACCCGGCGGGGAAGCGGCCCCGAATGGCGTACGGTGCCGCTCATGGCACGTGTGCTCGTGGTCGAGGACGACCAGTTCGTACGCTCGGCGCTGATCCGGCATCTGACCGAGGCAGCCCATACGGTGCGCAGCGTGGGCACCGCTCTGGAGGCGTTGCGCGAGGTGGCACACGTCGGCTTCGACGTGGTCATCCTCGACCTCGGCCTGCCCGACCTGGACGGTGGCGAGGCGCTGAAGATGCTGCGCGGCATCACCGATGTGCCCGTGATCATCGCCACAGCGCGGGACGACGAAGCCGAGATCGTCCGGCTGCTCAACGACGGCGCCGACGACTATCTCACCAAGCCGTTCTCCGTCGAGCACCTCTCGGCGCGGATGACGGCCGTCCTGCGCCGCTCCCGGGCCACCGCCCCCGGCGCGGAACCGCCCTCACGGGTGATCCGGGTCGGCGGCCTGTCCATCGACCCGCTGCGCCGGCAGGCCCAACTCGACGGCGTCGCACTCGATCTGACCCGCCGGGAGTTCGATCTGCTGGCCTTCCTCGCCGGGCGCCCCGGGGTCGTCGTCGCCCGCAGGGAACTCCTCGCCGAGGTCTGGCAGCAGTCCTACGGCGACGACCAGACCATCGACGTCCATCTGTCCTGGCTGCGCCGCAAGCTGGGGGAGACCGCGGCGCGCCCCCGCTATCTGCACACCCTGCGGGGCGTCGGCGTGAAGCTGGAGCCGCCGCAGTGAGATGGGCCCTGGTCAAGGTGGCGCTGGCGGTCACCACCATGGTCGTGGTCGTGGTCGCGTTCGCCGTCCCCCTCGGCCTCGTCGTCAAGGAACTGGCCCGCGACCGCGCCTACTCCAACGCCGAACGCCAGGCCGCCACCATCGGCCCGGTCCTCGCCATCACCACCGACCGCACCCAGCTCGCACGCGCCGTCGCCAGCGCCGAGACCGGCCCCGGCGGCCGGATCGGCGTCCATGTGCCGGCGAGCGGAAAGAACGGCAAGCCCGCCGAGATCGGCGCCCGGCGCGCGGCGGAGGCGGACGTGGCGGCCGCCGTGAAGCTCGGCCGGGCCTCCATCTCCCCGGTCCGCGGCGGCTCCGCGCTCCTCCAGCCGACCGCTGTGGCCTCCGGTATCGCCGTCGTCGAGGTCTTCGTGCCCGACGCGGCGCTCACCAACGGCGTCACCACCTCCTGGGTGGTGCTGGCCGGCGTCGGCCTGGCCCTGGTCATCGGCTCGGTCGCGGTCGCCGACCGGCTCGGCACCCGCATGGTGCGCCCCGCGGAACGGCTCGCCGGCGCCGCCCATGACCTCGGCCGGGGCAAGCTGGGCGTCCGTGTCCCCGAGGACGGCCCCAAGGAACTGCGGCTGGCGGCCAGCGCCTTCAACTCCATGGCCGACCAGGTCGTCCAACTCCTGGCCAACGAACGCGAACTGGCCGCCGACCTCTCGCACCGGCTGCGCACCCCGCTGACCGTGCTCCGGCTCAACACCGCCTCGCTCGGCGACACCCCGGCCGCCGAGCAGACCCGGGCCGCCGTCGCCCAGCTGGAGCGGGAGGTCGACCAGATCATCCGCACCGTCCGCGAACAGAAGGCCCAGACCCAGCAGACGGCCGCCGGGGCCGGCTGTGACGCCGCCGAGGTGATCCGCGCGCGGATGGGCTTCTGGTCCGCGCTCGCCGAGGACGAGGGCCGCACGGTGCGCATCGCCGGCGCCGACCGCCCCGTACGGGTCCCGGTCGCCCGCCCCGAACTCGCCGCCGCCCTGGACGCGATGCTCGGCAACGTCTTCCGGCACACCCCCGAGGGCACCGCCTTCGCGGTCGATGTCCACCACGCGGACGAGGCGGTGATCGTGCTGGTCTCGGACGCCGGCCCCGGCATCGACGACCCGGACGAGGCACTGCGCCGCGGCCACGGCGGCGGCGGGGAGGGCTCCACCGGCCTCGGCCTGGACATCGTGCGGCGGCTGGCCGAGTCCACCGGCGGCGACGTCCGCCTGGGCCGCTCCGTCCTCGGCGGCACCGAGGTGCGGGTCTGGCTGGCGCTGGACGGCCGGCGCGCCCGCCAGGGCGGACGGCGCGGCCACCGGCTGCGCCGCACCCTCGGCGGCCGGCGGCGGTCCGCGCGCACCGGTTCCTGACCGGCCCTCCCGCCGGGCATGTGCCCCTGGCTCTTAACCGCCCCCTTCCGCTTCCTTAAGGCGGTCATAAGTCCACCAACCTCCGCACCATTACCGACATTTGTCCGTTTCCCTGGCGCTAGCGTGCGGGACGCACCACGGTGCACCCCACCCCTCCCCCCACGTGACGACAGGCAGGCACGCAATGACTTCCTCGGCACACCGCCGGCGCAAGAGCCGCACCACCAAGCTGATCGTGACCGGCACGGCCGCCGTGGTCGCGGCGGGCGGCGCCCTCGCCGTCGCCGGCGGGGCCATGGCCGCGAAGGCCCCGCGGACCGCCGCCCCCACCGCCAGGGCCGCCGCCGGCTTCGCCCCGTACGTCGACACCTCGCTCACCCCCGCCTACGACCTGCCCGGCACCGCGCGGAAGACCGGCGTGAAGAACTTCACCCTCGCCTTCGTCACCTCCGGCGGCGGGTGCGACCCCAAGTGGGGCGGCACCGGCGAGCTCGGCAACGACGCGGTGGCCCGGCAGATACCCGCGCTGCGCAAGGCCGGCGGCGACGTCCGGGTCTCCTTCGGCGGCGCCACCGGCTCCGAACTCGGCCTGGTCTGCACCTCCGCGGACCAGCTGGCCGCCGCGTACGGCAAGGTCATCGACCAGTTCAAGCTCACCAAGGTCGACTTCGACATCGAGGGCGGCGCGCTGCCCGACACCGCCGCCAACACCCGCCGCGCCCAGGCCATCGACCGGCTCCAGAAGAAGCACCCGGGTCTGGACGTCTCCTTCACCCTGCCGGTCATGCCCGAGGGCCTGACCCAGGACGGGGTGAACCTGGTCGCCGACGCCAAGAAGAACGGCGTCAAGATCTCCGCCGTCAACGTCATGGCGATGGACTACGGCGCCTCCTACAGCGGCGACATGGGCACCTACGCCACCCAGGCCGCCACCGCCACCCAGGGCCAGCTCAAGAAGGCGCTCGGGCTGAGCGACGCGGCCGCCTGGAAGACCGTGGCCGTGACCCCGATGATCGGCGTGAACGACGTCCAGCAGGAGGTCTTCCGGCTCGACGACGCCAAGCAGCTGGTGGCGTTCGCCAAGGACAAGCACCTGGGCGGGCTGTCGATGTGGTCCTCGACCCGCGACCAGGCCTGTCCGGGCGGCCCGGTCTCCTCGGCCCAGCCGACCTGCAGCTCGATCGAGCAGAAGCCGCTGGACTTCACCAAGGCGTTCGGCGCCTTCACCGGCTGACCCCCACCGGCGGTCCGGGCGCCGGCCCGGGCCGCTCGCCCCGAGGCGGGGCGCGGCGGACTCCCCCTACCGCCGCGCCCCGCCGCCGTGTCTTCCCGGTCTTCCCGGTCTTCTCGGACCTGGCCGGGGCACGCACCTGCCCCGCCGGCCCGGAGAACGCCACCTCCGGGGTCCCCTGGCCCGCAAGGTCCTCACCGGGCCGGACCTGATCACCGTGCCCGTCCGCGCCCCGTGACGATCACCATCACCCGTCCCGAACCTCCGTGATCACGGGCAAGATCCCCGCCCCGGCCTCCGTCGCCGCAGCCACCGGCCGGCCGATCATCCCCACCGGCTGCTCGGCCCGGCCCGGTAAACGCCAAGGCCCCCGACCTGAGGTCGGGGGCCTTGAAGTGGGGTGAGTAACGGGACTTGAACCCGCGACATCCTGGACCACAACCAGGTGCTCTACCAGCTGAGCTATACCCACCATGACCGGTGCTGTGTGGTTCTTTTTCCCCACCGGCTGAGAAAAAGTGTACAGGGTCCCGCGGGGTGCTCGCGCCCAGGTTTCCGGTCCCGGGACCGAGGGCGTGTCGTGCGGGTCACGGTGGACCCGCAAAGATCCACACGACACGCACCCCGCGGCTCACTGCGATGCGGACTGCGGCTCAGCAGGAAGGACGTGCTTGGCGGCGATCGCCTTCGCGGTGTCCGAGTCGGGCCCGGGCTGCGGGACGAAGACCGCCTCGCGGTAGTAGCGCAGTTCCGCGATGGATTCGCGGATGTCCGCCAGCGCCCGGTGGTTTCCGTTCTTGTCCGGACTGTTGAAGTACGCCCGCGGGAACCAGCGCCGGGCCAGTTCCTTCACGGACGAGACGTCGACGATCCGGTAGTGCAGATAGCTTTCCAGCGTCGGCATGTCGCGCAGCAGGAAGCCGCGGTCGGTACCGACGGAGTTGCCGCACAGCGGCGCCTTCCCCAGCTCCGGCACATGCTGCTTGATGTACGCAAGCACCTGCGCCTCGGCCGCTTCCAGCGTGGTCCCGCCGTCCAGCTCCTCCAGCAGCCCGGAGGCGGTGTGCATCTGGCGCACCACCTCCGGCATGGTGCCGAGCGACTCGGCGGGGGGGCGGATCACCACATCCACCCCGTCGCCCAGCACATTCAGCTCCGAGTCGGTGACCAGCGCGGCCACCTCGATGAGCGCGTCATTCGCCAGCGAGAGTCCGGTCATCTCGCAGTCGATCCACACCATGCGATCGTTCATACATCTCACCCTACGGGGCGCTCGCGCTGTCCGGGCAGCACGGGGCGTGCCGGTCCTCGCCCGACCGCGGCCTCCGCCAGCCGGGAGGCATAGCCGTCCGGCTGCGGTTTGCCCGCTTCGCCCGCTTCCGCGGTCGCCAGCCCGTGGCCGGCCAGCGCGGCGGCGGCGAACCGCTCCGGGCCGCCCGCACCCAGCGCCGCCCGCTCGCGCTCCGGCCGCTCGGCACGGTCGGCCCGCTCCGGCCTGAGCGCGGGTTCGGGTGCCCCGTGCGGCCGGCGCGCGCGGTAGGCCGCACGGTAGGCCGCGGGTGAGGCTCCCAGCTGCCGCCGGAAATGTCCGCGCAGCGCCACCGGTGAGCGGAAGCCGCAGCGGCCCGCGACCTCGTCCACCGAGTAGTCGGAGGTCTCCAGCAGCCGCTGGGCCTGCAGGACCCGCTGGGTGATCAGCCACTGGAGCGGAGCGCTTCCCGTCAGCGAGCGGAAGCGCCGGTCGAAGGTGCGCCGGCTCATGTAGGCGCGCGCGGCGAGCGTCTCCACGTCGAACTGCTCGTGGAGGTGCTCCAGCGCCCAGGCGACGACCTCGGCGAGCGGGTCGGCGCCGATCTCTTCAGGTAATGACCTGTCGAGGTAGCGCTGGTGCCCCATGTCGGACGCGGTCCGGCGGGGCGGCACGACGAGCCGGCGGGCCAGCGCGTTCGCGGCGTCCGCGCCGTGGTCGGTGCGCACGATGTGCAGGCACAGGTCGATGCCGGCCGCCGTTCCCGCGGAGGTGAGCACATCGCCGTCGTCGACGAAGAGCTCGCGGGGGTCCACATGGACGGACGGATAACGCTTGGCGAGCGTCGGCGCGTACATCCAGTGGGTCGTGGCCGGCCGGCCGTCGAGGAGTCCGGCCGCGGCGAGGACGAACGCCCCCGTGCACAGCCCGACGATTCTGGCCCCTTCTTCATGCGCGCGGCGCAGCGCGTCGAGCGCGGCGGGCGGCGGGGCCTGGGTGATGGAACGCCAGGCCGGTACGACGACCGTCCCGGCACGGGAGATCGCCTCCAGCCCGTAGGGGGCCGATAGTTCGAGCCCCCCGGTCGTGCGCAAAGGCGCATCTTCGCCCGCGCACACAAGTAGCCGGTACCGCGGGACGCCTGCGTCCTGGCGGTCGATGCCGAAGACCGAGAGCGGAATGGAGCTCTCGAAAATGGGGCCGCCGCTGAAGAGGAGCACCGCGACTATTTCGCGGCGTCGTCGGGCGGCGAGCTTGCGTGCGGCATCTGGTACGGCAGCGGAGTCCTGGCTCATGGCACTTAAGCCCCCCTCGGTCGTCTCGCCCTCTCGGTCCTGCACAGTTCCCCCGCCGTCACTACCAAGATCGAATCTACTGTGTTCCGTGAGGATGGAGTGCCAAGTTCACCACCCGCTGGTATGTCGATATGGCAACTTGGCGCGAAGCATTCGATCACGAAGCGTT belongs to Streptomyces sp. NBC_01454 and includes:
- a CDS encoding sensor histidine kinase; translation: MRWALVKVALAVTTMVVVVVAFAVPLGLVVKELARDRAYSNAERQAATIGPVLAITTDRTQLARAVASAETGPGGRIGVHVPASGKNGKPAEIGARRAAEADVAAAVKLGRASISPVRGGSALLQPTAVASGIAVVEVFVPDAALTNGVTTSWVVLAGVGLALVIGSVAVADRLGTRMVRPAERLAGAAHDLGRGKLGVRVPEDGPKELRLAASAFNSMADQVVQLLANERELAADLSHRLRTPLTVLRLNTASLGDTPAAEQTRAAVAQLEREVDQIIRTVREQKAQTQQTAAGAGCDAAEVIRARMGFWSALAEDEGRTVRIAGADRPVRVPVARPELAAALDAMLGNVFRHTPEGTAFAVDVHHADEAVIVLVSDAGPGIDDPDEALRRGHGGGGEGSTGLGLDIVRRLAESTGGDVRLGRSVLGGTEVRVWLALDGRRARQGGRRGHRLRRTLGGRRRSARTGS
- a CDS encoding response regulator transcription factor; translated protein: MARVLVVEDDQFVRSALIRHLTEAAHTVRSVGTALEALREVAHVGFDVVILDLGLPDLDGGEALKMLRGITDVPVIIATARDDEAEIVRLLNDGADDYLTKPFSVEHLSARMTAVLRRSRATAPGAEPPSRVIRVGGLSIDPLRRQAQLDGVALDLTRREFDLLAFLAGRPGVVVARRELLAEVWQQSYGDDQTIDVHLSWLRRKLGETAARPRYLHTLRGVGVKLEPPQ
- a CDS encoding GlxA family transcriptional regulator, translating into MSQDSAAVPDAARKLAARRRREIVAVLLFSGGPIFESSIPLSVFGIDRQDAGVPRYRLLVCAGEDAPLRTTGGLELSAPYGLEAISRAGTVVVPAWRSITQAPPPAALDALRRAHEEGARIVGLCTGAFVLAAAGLLDGRPATTHWMYAPTLAKRYPSVHVDPRELFVDDGDVLTSAGTAAGIDLCLHIVRTDHGADAANALARRLVVPPRRTASDMGHQRYLDRSLPEEIGADPLAEVVAWALEHLHEQFDVETLAARAYMSRRTFDRRFRSLTGSAPLQWLITQRVLQAQRLLETSDYSVDEVAGRCGFRSPVALRGHFRRQLGASPAAYRAAYRARRPHGAPEPALRPERADRAERPERERAALGAGGPERFAAAALAGHGLATAEAGEAGKPQPDGYASRLAEAAVGRGPARPVLPGQRERPVG
- a CDS encoding spermidine synthase; translation: MAQSRRGRRSPETVTETVDGGLAELRPDRDRPRAWTLLIDGAPQSHVDLDDPAFLDFSYQRRLGHLADLAGPAGKPLRVVHLGGGALTLARYVAATRPRSTQQVVEIDAPLVQLIRRQLPWDSGWRIRVRGGDARAGLAKIPDGWADLIIADVFDGARTPAHLTSTEFVAEARRALRPGGFYAANLTDGPPLRFLRGQIATVRTVFPELCLTADPAVLRGRRFGNAVLLAADGELPVAELTRRAATDPQAGRVEHGRALLDFTGGAAPVTDATALASPAPPAGAFD
- the orn gene encoding oligoribonuclease; this translates as MNDRMVWIDCEMTGLSLANDALIEVAALVTDSELNVLGDGVDVVIRPPAESLGTMPEVVRQMHTASGLLEELDGGTTLEAAEAQVLAYIKQHVPELGKAPLCGNSVGTDRGFLLRDMPTLESYLHYRIVDVSSVKELARRWFPRAYFNSPDKNGNHRALADIRESIAELRYYREAVFVPQPGPDSDTAKAIAAKHVLPAEPQSASQ